In Anopheles gambiae chromosome 2, idAnoGambNW_F1_1, whole genome shotgun sequence, a single window of DNA contains:
- the LOC1274858 gene encoding JNK-interacting protein 3 isoform X2, with amino-acid sequence MENSVGESSEVVYGTHEDSAMVMSEKVQSLAGSIYQEFERMIQRYDEDVVKTLMPLLVNVLECLDSAYQTNQEQDVELELLREDNEQLVTQYEREKNARKQAEQKLLETEDLAEQENKELASRLESLESIVRMLELKHKNSMDHASRLEERESELKKEYSKLHERYTELFKTHVDYMERTKLMMGNSTHSQAGSASERLDVSRSRLMPMMRSTGPVSYGFASLENSTMLDTETLCSEEDSGPDSGPPSLQNEIETKATERVEEVDSATAAPADAMATSSTAKVLQSPTGGGVSGKTTTKKEQRSANTLYQELSFQDDNLESEENEITGAWVHPGDYASSANDNFFGMGKEVENLIMENNELLATKNALNIVKDDLIVKVDELTGEIEILREELNAVILARNKLKAKVTELEEELKKTKAQVKQASSSATDQEEEGDVPMAQRKRFTRVEMARVLMERNQYKERFMELQDAVRWTEMMRASRVETLDKKSKQGIWKFFSNLFSSNDRPTNESPGRLHQRYGGVSAQSQAHGTASLLPAMPEGRMLIGAGNGGIGGGGGGGGGSGIGLGALATGSSAALLRSGHASNILVLSKEPELTQSERAMQRRRDQYRQVRAHVQKEDGRLQAYGWSLPSLKPSNAAGANGGVGSAGGGGVGRPTGSGVPVPVPVYCRPLAEASPHMKVWCASGVNLQGGYTKDGGCIVGAASIFYAKDTTGGGAQITELTGDEATVEPKDLGELLERKLLALGGPASLDADSELSSYVWICTSTHSASTVTVIDAKNPSEVLDSFPVCQNHLLCICTVRGALEMDYAMLENSEVTKSGKMLEKPGESPDDIGKVSYEKVVRSATDCAPTSADEHKATEEAQEAVPPSDTVPEQATEANSDRDLNHNSKAAHEVLDSVDTKDIAIAVDGNDNTIGETTSSPNKPQPETAIEESISSIGPTMWLGAQNGMLYVHSSVARWNVCLHKIKLPDSVLSIVHVESRVIVALANGTLAVFRRQVSGEWDLNSYHLLTLGSPKYSVRCLTIVGDKVWAAHRNKIHVIDPITLCILKSFEAHPRKESQIRQMATTGLGVWVSIRLDSTLRLFSAETYDHLEDIDIDPYVSKMLGTGKLGFSFVRITALLVSCNRLWIGTGNGVVISVPLTDASGASNTPYSPRFANAQLSFHGHRDAVKFFVSVPMNPPNQGLPTTSKDMLVISGGEGYIDFRLEEIVEDVCDAATHLLVWRVSSSYDDLSVCS; translated from the exons ATGGAGAACAGTGTGGGGGAATCGTCGGAGGTCGTGTACGGCACACACGAAGACTCCGCAATGGTGATGTCAGAAAAG GTGCAATCACTCGCCGGAAGCATCTATCAAGAGTTCGAACGGATGATTCAACGGTACGACGAGGATGTCGTAAAGACGCTGATGCCGCTGCTTGTGAACGTGCTCGAATGTCTCGACTCGGCGTACCAAACCAACCAGGAGCAGGATGTcgagctggagctgctgcgcGAGGACAACGAGCAGCTGGTAACGCAGTACGAGCGGGAGAAGAATGCCCGCAAGCAGGCCGAGCAGAAGCTGCTCGAGACGGAAGATCTGGCCGAGCAGGAGAACAAGGAGCTGGCCAGCCGGCTCGAGTCACTCGAAAGCATCGTGCGAATGCTGGAGCTGAAGCACAAGAACAGCATGGACCACGCGAGCCGGCTCGAGGAGCGCGAATCGGAGCTGAAGAAGGAGTACAGCAAGCTGCACGAACGGTACACGGAGCTGTTCAAAACGCACGTCGACTACATGGAGCGCACGAAGCTGATGATGGGCAACTCGACCCACTCGCAGGCCGGATCCGCGTCCGAGCGGCTGGACGTGTCACGGTCCCGCCTAATGCCCATGATGCGGTCTACCGGACCCGTCTCGTACGGGTTCGCCTCGCTGGAAAACTCCACCATGCTCGACACGGAAACGCTTTGCAGCGAGGAGGACAGCGGACCCGATTCGGGGCCGCCCTCGCTGCAGAACGAAATCGAAACGAAAGCCACCGAACGGGTGGAGGAAGTGGACTCGGCTACGGCCGCGCCGGCCGACGCAATGGCCACGAGCTCAACGGCCAAGGTACTGCAAAGCCCCACCGGTGGCGGTGTTTCGGGCAAAACGACCACCAAAAAGGAGCAACGGTCCGCAAACACGCTTTACCAGGAGCTGTCCTTCCAGGACGATAATTTGGAAAGCGAAGAAAACGAAATCACCGGTGCCTGGGTACATCCCGGAGATTATGCATCATCAG CTAACGATAACTTTTTCG GCATGGGCAAAGAGGTTGAAAATTTGATAATGGAAAATAACGAACTGCTTGCCACTAA GAACGCTCTGAACATCGTGAAGGACGATCTCATAGTGAAAGTGGACGAGCTGACCGGTGAGATTGAGATTCTGCGCGAAGAGCTGAATGCGGTGATATTGGCCCGCAACAAACTGAAAGCCAAGGTTACCGAGCTGGAGGAGGAGCTGAAGAAAACGAAAGCGCAAGTGAAGCAAGCATCCTCCTCGGCGACCGACCAGGAAGAGGAGGGCGACGTTCCGATGGCGCAGCGGAAGCGCTTCACCCGCGTCGAAATGGCGCGCGTACTGATGGAGCGCAACCAGTACAAGGAGCGGTTCATGGAGCTGCAGGACGCAGTGCGCTGGACGGAGATGATGCGTGCCTCCCGGGTGGAAACCCTGGACAAGAAATCAAAGCAAGGCATTTGGAAGTTTTTTAGTAATCTCTTTAGCTCCAACGATAGGCCAACGAACGAGTCCCCCGGGCGCCTTCATCAGCGCTATGGCGGTGTGAGTGCGCAGTCTCAGGCGCACGGTACCGCCTCGCTGCTGCCTGCCATGCCCGAGGGACGAATGCTCATTGGCGCAGGCAACGGTGgcattggtggtggtggtggcggtggcggcggcagcggtatCGGTCTCGGTGCCCTTGCCACAGGCTCCTCGGCCGCGCTCCTACGCAGTGGCCACGCAAGCAACATACTGGTGCTATCGAAGGAACCCGAGCTGACGCAATCGGAGCGGGCAATGCAACGGCGCCGCGACCAGTACCGGCAGGTAAGGGCGCACGTACAAAAAGAGGATGGCCGATTGCAAGCGTACGGCTGGAGTTTACCTAGTCTGAAACCATCGAACGCAGCGGGAGCGAACGGTGGCGTTGGTAGCGCCGGAGGCGGTGGTGTGGGGCGCCCTACCGGCAGCGGAGTGCCGGTACCGGTGCCCGTGTACTGTCGCCCGCTGGCCGAAGCTAGTCCGCACATGAAGGTGTGGTGTGCCAGCGGCGTCAATCTGCAGGGCGGCTACACAAAGGACGGAGGCTGCATTGTCGGGGCGGCAAGCATATTTTACGCAAAAGACACGACCGGCGGTGGGGCACAGATCACCGAGCTTACGGGCGACGAAGCGACGGTCGAGCCGAAGGATTTGGGCGAACTGTTGGAAAGAAAGCTGCTGGCACTTGGCGGTCCGGCTTCGCTCGACGCAGACAGCGAGCTTAGCTCGTACGTGTGGATCTGCACCAGCACCCATTCGGCCAGCACGGTAACGGTGATCGATGCGAAAAATCCATCCGAAGTGTTGGATTCGTTCCCGGTGTGCCAGAATCATTTGCTGTGCATCTGCACCGTTCGCGGAGCGCTCGAGATGGATTACGCAATGCTGGAAAACAGCGAAGTTACCAAATCGG GTAAAATGCTTGAAAAGCCAGGCGAATCTCCTGACGATATAGGAAAAGTATCGTACGAAAAGGTTGTACGCAGCGCTACCGATTGCGCGCCAACTTCGGCAGACGAGCATAAAGCTACGGAAGAAGCACAGGAAGCGGTGCCACCATCCGATACAGTCCCAGAACAAGCTACCGAAGCAAACAGCGATCGTGATCTTAATCACAACAGTAAG GCGGCCCATGAAGTCCTAGACAGCGTAGACACGAAAGACATTGCGATTGCGGTCGATGGGAACGATAATACGATCGGCGAGACCACCTCCTCACCCAACAAACCGCAGCCCGAGACAGCGATCGAAGAGTCGATCTCGTCGATCGGTCCAACCATGTGGCTGGGCGCTCAGAACGGCATGCTGTACGTGCACAGTTCCGTGGCAAGATGGAACGTGTGTCTGCACAAAATCAAGCTGCCCGACTCGGTGCTATCGATAGTGCACGTCGAGTCGCGTGTCATCGTTGCGCTGGCGAACGGAACGTTGGCAGTGTTTCGGCGGCAGGTTAGCGGCGAGTGGGATCTTAACAGCTACCATCTACTGACGCTTGGCTCGCCGAAGTACTCTGTGCGTTGTCTAACGATCGTCGGCGACAAGGTTTGGGCGGCTCACCGCAACAAGATACACGTGATCGATCCCATCACGCTGTGCATTCTGAAATCGTTCGAAGCTCATCCACGGAAGGAAAGCCAAATTCGCCAGATGGCTACTACGGGGCTGGGTGTGTGGGTATCTATAAG aTTGGATTCGACTCTAAGGCTCTTCTCCGCGGAAACGTACGATCATCTGGAAGACATCGACATCGATCCTTACGTGTCGAAGATGTTGGGCACCGGAAAGCTTGGCTTTTCGTTTGTGCGCATTACCGCTCTGCTAGTATCGTGCAATAGGCTGTGGATAG GAACCGGCAACGGTGTGGTGATTTCAGTTCCACTGACTGACGCTAGCGGTGCTTCCAATACACCATACTCACCGCGCTTCGCAAATGCTCAACTTTCGTTCCACGGGCACCGCGATGCAGTGAAGTTCTTTGTGTCCGTGCCGATGAACCCGCCCAATCAGGGGCTACCAACTACTTCGAAGGATATGCTGGTAATATCCGGCGGAGAGGGATACATCGATTTTCGGTTAG AAGAAATAGTAGAAGATGTATGCGATGCCGCAACACATTTATTAGTTTGGCGTGTTAGTTCATCGTATGATGATTTATCAGTTTGTAGCTAA